The following proteins are co-located in the Thermoplasmata archaeon genome:
- a CDS encoding oligosaccharide flippase family protein, protein MEPPTPPTGTPATKAVVPKQALSLTLSSGAVFAASLAIQLLGVAASYFLYHRIGNVSTEGAALLGTVQLFLLIGSSINGVGDLRLGTAYTYYLARGKPATDNTTAYLLVRMMMVGLVGLILFVVAPLSVDGRQLAAGNIEWTSLGVFLALPVLWSFSTVYNQLFIGEGNSLKAQYPSLIEALARLPALIYVAYYDPTIQGLTIAYVVGATASTLFSLPAILRRARRFRAFEASRLFRFAWPLMGSLMLNYLVTNMIPFIVEFSGGPAQLNAFLLANGFRILVLSLPAAVTTPLFPYIAGLHKQEEYEAVRRGTWQALRYTSLLLVPGVVALVTYRSNFLVVLGGSRYVASASIPLAILVVGAIPLALSQIMQSSINAIGRQRLELYITSTQVAVLFAAAFLLLPPYGLLPAGDVLVSASIAVLLSSCAAIALNTYFLETLIAVRIQVRSVIAISVGAALSFGVISRFNKPGFLPATTGYELAGVIVLCFAVYFVVLALFGELTKQDVHLIGRSIGLPESWCRAIARLCWRSTSAELAPVRPEQARGLRQPELPETFVGTREMPDIGAPLPATPPEEDRKGP, encoded by the coding sequence GTGGAACCCCCGACCCCGCCGACGGGCACCCCCGCCACGAAGGCGGTGGTGCCGAAGCAGGCGCTCTCGCTGACGCTGAGCTCGGGCGCGGTCTTCGCGGCGAGCCTGGCAATCCAGCTGCTCGGGGTCGCCGCCAGCTACTTCCTCTACCACCGGATCGGCAACGTCTCGACCGAGGGGGCCGCGCTCCTCGGCACGGTCCAGCTGTTCCTGCTGATCGGCTCGTCGATCAACGGCGTCGGCGACCTGAGGCTCGGCACGGCGTACACCTACTACCTCGCGCGCGGCAAGCCCGCGACCGACAACACGACGGCCTACCTCTTGGTCCGGATGATGATGGTCGGGCTCGTCGGCCTCATCCTGTTCGTCGTCGCTCCGCTGAGCGTCGACGGCCGGCAGCTCGCCGCGGGCAACATCGAGTGGACGTCGCTCGGCGTCTTCCTCGCGCTGCCGGTCCTGTGGTCGTTCTCGACGGTCTACAACCAGCTGTTCATCGGCGAGGGGAACTCGCTCAAGGCCCAGTATCCCAGTCTGATCGAGGCGCTGGCCCGCCTGCCCGCGCTCATCTACGTCGCCTACTACGACCCGACGATCCAGGGCCTCACGATCGCCTACGTCGTCGGCGCCACCGCCTCGACGCTCTTCTCGCTGCCCGCGATCCTGCGGCGCGCCCGCCGCTTCCGCGCGTTCGAGGCGTCGCGCCTGTTCCGGTTCGCCTGGCCGCTGATGGGCAGCCTCATGCTCAACTACCTCGTCACGAACATGATCCCGTTCATCGTCGAGTTCTCCGGCGGGCCAGCCCAGCTCAACGCGTTCCTGCTCGCGAACGGCTTCCGGATCCTGGTGCTCTCGCTGCCGGCCGCGGTGACGACCCCCCTGTTCCCCTACATCGCCGGGCTGCACAAGCAGGAGGAGTACGAGGCGGTCCGTCGCGGTACCTGGCAGGCGTTACGGTACACCTCGCTGCTCCTCGTCCCGGGCGTCGTCGCGCTGGTGACCTACCGCAGCAACTTCCTGGTCGTGCTCGGCGGCAGTCGCTACGTCGCCTCCGCCTCCATCCCGCTCGCGATCCTCGTCGTGGGGGCGATCCCGCTCGCGCTCAGCCAGATCATGCAGTCGTCGATCAACGCCATCGGCCGCCAGCGTCTCGAGCTCTACATCACGAGCACCCAGGTCGCGGTCCTGTTCGCGGCCGCGTTCCTCCTCCTGCCGCCGTACGGGCTCCTGCCCGCGGGCGACGTGCTGGTCTCGGCGTCGATCGCCGTCCTCCTTTCCTCCTGCGCGGCGATCGCGCTCAACACCTACTTCCTCGAGACCCTGATCGCCGTGCGGATCCAGGTGCGTTCGGTGATCGCAATCAGCGTCGGCGCGGCGCTGAGCTTCGGCGTGATCTCTCGCTTCAACAAGCCGGGGTTCCTTCCGGCCACGACCGGTTACGAGCTCGCCGGCGTGATCGTCCTGTGCTTCGCGGTGTACTTCGTCGTCCTCGCGCTCTTTGGCGAGCTGACGAAGCAGGACGTGCACCTGATCGGTCGGTCGATCGGTCTGCCGGAGTCGTGGTGCCGCGCGATCGCCCGCCTGTGCTGGCGCAGCACGTCGGCGGAGCTCGCGCCGGTCCGACCGGAGCAGGCCCGCGGCCTGCGCCAGCCCGAGCTCCCCGAGACGT
- a CDS encoding ABC transporter substrate-binding protein, translated as MVFVLILMSLNDPPVPVAAPRRASLAVVAVLLVVVAGVAVAATAAYYSTRPATVAGPPGSLHLTDDLGRSVTVPYDPARIVVLGPSIMDIVYRLGLRSHVVGVDCYAAADGGLAEDYSPDQIQLWQLSSSMCVQIGPEFAPSTLAALDPQLVLAATIVSIPEVLQITDNLGIPVVMLQPPTLSGILVDDSLVGEIFGAGAVANSLNAELAGALYNATNFTSNQFTLPTVLITYSVDPSGYWSFGPGTFGTSLIEVAGGASISASATTPYPELSPSQVLTDDPQLIVYGVGFGLNESTYAAGPDWSSFGAVINGNLTGLDSNWLTEPDPTMILDGLPALQAAFYPGTG; from the coding sequence ATGGTATTTGTCCTGATTCTCATGTCATTGAACGATCCGCCGGTCCCTGTCGCGGCCCCCCGTCGTGCGTCGCTCGCTGTGGTCGCAGTGCTGCTCGTCGTGGTCGCGGGCGTCGCGGTCGCGGCCACCGCGGCCTACTACTCGACCCGGCCGGCGACGGTGGCCGGCCCCCCCGGCTCGTTGCATCTCACCGATGACCTCGGGCGGAGCGTCACCGTCCCCTACGACCCGGCCCGGATCGTCGTGCTGGGCCCGAGCATCATGGATATCGTCTACCGCCTCGGGCTCCGCAGCCATGTCGTGGGCGTCGACTGCTACGCCGCCGCGGACGGAGGGCTCGCCGAGGACTACTCGCCGGACCAGATCCAGCTCTGGCAGCTCTCGTCGTCGATGTGCGTGCAGATCGGACCGGAGTTCGCCCCGTCCACCCTGGCCGCGCTCGACCCCCAGCTCGTCCTCGCGGCCACGATCGTCTCGATCCCGGAGGTCCTCCAGATCACCGACAACCTGGGCATCCCGGTCGTGATGTTGCAACCGCCGACGCTCAGTGGCATCCTGGTCGACGACAGCCTCGTCGGGGAGATCTTCGGCGCCGGCGCGGTGGCCAACAGCCTGAACGCCGAGCTCGCCGGCGCGCTCTACAACGCGACCAACTTCACGTCGAACCAGTTCACCCTGCCGACCGTGCTGATCACCTACTCCGTCGACCCCTCCGGCTACTGGTCGTTCGGGCCCGGCACGTTCGGCACGTCGCTCATCGAGGTCGCGGGCGGCGCGAGCATCAGCGCTTCGGCGACCACGCCCTACCCGGAGCTCTCCCCGTCGCAGGTGCTGACCGACGACCCGCAACTGATCGTCTACGGGGTCGGCTTCGGCCTCAACGAGAGTACCTACGCCGCGGGACCGGACTGGTCGAGCTTCGGCGCCGTCATCAACGGCAACCTCACCGGGCTGGATTCCAACTGGCTCACCGAGCCCGACCCGACGATGATCCTCGACGGGCTCCCCGCGCTCCAGGCCGCGTTTTATCCGGGGACGGGATAG
- a CDS encoding iron ABC transporter permease, producing MRGRDRGTGAGRTGAAAVAARRRWPAAVALAVGGVALVLVSSLIGLPDIAPRLGFQILLHQLSHGYLFPSACAGTGVGPTDCGRLTFIVWDLYLPEVLLALLVGAALGLSGGALQGVFRNPLADPFLLGISSGGTLGAAVLYVYRIGEANAELYLPLFAFLGASATGLVVLAVARGRYGSVETLLLTGVAIANLLSAVLSLVLLYNPVGSEQVTFWLLGSLGLADWPVDGLVLGAVLVLGTLLALHGRELNLLQLGSDVAQSAGVDAARVRQRVLLLAALLTGAAVAFTGIIGFVGLVSPHIVRRLFGSDYRVVLPGAAVFGGLFLLASSDASYLAFPTSLLPIGIFTAFSGVPFFLYLLYRQRRSSPMGAG from the coding sequence ATCCGGGGACGGGATAGGGGGACGGGGGCGGGACGGACGGGCGCGGCGGCGGTCGCCGCCCGGCGGCGATGGCCGGCTGCCGTCGCGCTCGCCGTCGGCGGGGTCGCGCTCGTCCTCGTCTCGTCGCTGATCGGCCTACCCGACATCGCGCCGCGCCTCGGCTTCCAGATCCTCCTCCACCAGCTCAGCCACGGCTACCTCTTCCCGTCGGCGTGCGCCGGCACCGGCGTCGGACCGACCGACTGCGGGCGGTTGACGTTCATCGTCTGGGACCTCTACCTGCCGGAGGTGCTGCTCGCGCTCCTGGTCGGCGCGGCGCTCGGGCTCTCGGGAGGCGCGCTCCAGGGCGTCTTCCGCAACCCGCTGGCCGATCCGTTCCTGCTGGGGATCTCGAGTGGCGGCACCCTCGGGGCGGCGGTGCTGTACGTCTACCGGATCGGCGAGGCGAACGCGGAGCTCTACCTTCCCCTGTTCGCCTTCCTCGGCGCCAGCGCCACGGGGCTCGTCGTCCTTGCCGTCGCGAGGGGTCGCTACGGATCGGTCGAGACGCTGCTCCTGACCGGCGTGGCGATCGCGAACCTGCTCTCGGCGGTCCTCTCGCTGGTGCTGCTGTACAATCCGGTCGGCAGCGAGCAGGTGACGTTCTGGCTGCTCGGGAGTCTCGGGCTCGCGGACTGGCCGGTCGACGGGCTGGTGCTCGGTGCGGTCCTCGTGCTGGGGACCCTGCTCGCCCTGCACGGTCGCGAGCTCAATCTGCTCCAGCTGGGCTCGGACGTCGCCCAGAGCGCGGGCGTCGACGCCGCTCGGGTCCGTCAGCGCGTCCTCCTCCTCGCCGCGCTGCTCACGGGCGCCGCCGTGGCCTTCACGGGGATCATCGGTTTCGTCGGCCTCGTCTCGCCGCACATCGTGCGGCGCCTCTTCGGCAGCGACTACCGCGTCGTCCTTCCCGGCGCGGCCGTCTTCGGCGGCCTGTTCCTCCTCGCCTCCAGCGACGCGTCGTACCTCGCGTTCCCGACCTCGCTGCTGCCGATCGGCATCTTCACCGCGTTCAGCGGCGTCCCGTTCTTCCTGTACCTGCTCTACCGCCAGCGACGGTCGAGCCCGATGGGGGCCGGATGA
- a CDS encoding VOC family protein, whose amino-acid sequence MLEYTGIRVRDLERSVRFYTDGLGLRRGPTGRMAAGGTWQELNDPETGAVLELNFYPGEPPYREGDELDHLGFRVDDLEAAVRRLERLGARVRIPSFAEGDTRLAFLSDPDGVWIELFERRADDVPPTSRGGG is encoded by the coding sequence GTGCTGGAGTACACCGGCATCCGGGTGCGGGACCTCGAGCGGTCCGTCCGCTTCTACACCGACGGGCTCGGCCTGCGCCGCGGTCCGACCGGCCGGATGGCCGCGGGCGGGACGTGGCAGGAGCTGAACGACCCCGAGACCGGGGCGGTCCTCGAGCTCAACTTCTACCCGGGCGAGCCCCCGTACCGCGAGGGGGACGAGCTCGACCACCTCGGGTTCCGCGTCGACGACCTCGAGGCCGCCGTGCGACGGCTCGAGCGGCTCGGGGCGCGCGTGCGGATTCCCTCGTTCGCGGAGGGTGACACCCGCCTGGCCTTCCTGTCGGACCCGGACGGGGTCTGGATCGAGCTGTTCGAGCGCCGGGCCGACGACGTGCCCCCGACCTCGCGGGGCGGGGGCTAG
- a CDS encoding ABC transporter ATP-binding protein — MMAAARAIDVADLSVSFDGRRALHAVDLEVARGEFVALTGPNGSGKTTLLRAILGFQVPDAGRVRLFGAPVDALPIRERARRVAWVPQSESVRDDVPLAQYVLYGRYAYHHFLDRDTAADRALAQRALSDVGLADRADDGLLSISGGERQRAILARALAQGAPLLLLDEPTTHLDIAHQLDLLGRVRSLARREGVTVVAALHDLNLAARYADRIVVLSRGRRVADGPPGTVLSEELLARVWGVDADLRVDERTGLPYLLPRRLVSEGPAAPGALGRGPVHVVGGGGAGAPILRALIDEGFRVSAGALHLLDSDAETAEALGIVAAVEAPFAPLSDATRARHRALLEEARAIVVAPFPVGPSNLANLEDLRPFVPRIPTILLEPPPDRPIDFIGGAATAARSALVAAGARTVRDVPEALRAVADALAANAPRSTAGPADRQEL; from the coding sequence ATGATGGCGGCGGCCCGCGCGATCGACGTCGCCGACCTCTCGGTGAGCTTCGACGGCCGCCGGGCCCTCCACGCGGTCGATCTCGAGGTCGCGCGGGGCGAGTTCGTCGCGCTCACCGGGCCGAACGGCTCGGGCAAGACGACACTCCTCCGCGCGATCCTCGGCTTCCAGGTCCCGGACGCCGGTCGCGTGCGGCTGTTCGGGGCCCCCGTCGATGCGCTCCCGATCCGGGAGCGGGCGCGACGCGTCGCCTGGGTCCCGCAGAGCGAATCGGTGCGCGACGACGTGCCCCTCGCGCAGTACGTCCTCTACGGCCGCTACGCCTACCACCACTTCCTCGACCGGGACACGGCGGCGGACCGGGCGCTCGCCCAGCGCGCGCTCTCGGACGTCGGCCTCGCCGACCGGGCGGACGATGGCCTCCTGTCGATCAGCGGCGGGGAGCGGCAGCGGGCAATCCTCGCGCGCGCGCTCGCCCAGGGCGCCCCGCTGCTCCTGCTCGACGAGCCCACCACGCACCTCGACATCGCCCACCAGTTGGACCTGCTCGGCCGGGTGCGCTCGCTCGCCCGACGCGAGGGCGTCACGGTCGTCGCCGCGCTCCACGACCTGAACCTCGCCGCGCGCTACGCCGACCGGATCGTCGTGCTCTCCCGGGGCCGGCGGGTCGCGGACGGGCCCCCCGGAACGGTGCTGTCCGAGGAGCTCCTCGCCCGCGTCTGGGGCGTGGATGCGGACCTGCGGGTCGACGAGCGGACGGGGCTCCCGTACCTCCTGCCGCGCCGGCTCGTGAGCGAGGGTCCGGCGGCTCCCGGGGCGCTCGGCCGCGGTCCGGTGCACGTCGTGGGCGGCGGCGGCGCGGGCGCGCCGATCCTCCGCGCGCTGATCGACGAGGGCTTCCGGGTCAGCGCGGGCGCGCTCCACCTGCTCGACTCCGACGCGGAGACGGCAGAGGCCCTCGGGATCGTGGCGGCGGTCGAGGCCCCGTTCGCGCCGCTCAGCGACGCGACGCGGGCGCGCCATCGGGCCCTGCTCGAGGAGGCCCGCGCCATCGTCGTCGCGCCGTTCCCGGTCGGTCCGTCCAACCTCGCGAACCTCGAGGACCTCCGGCCGTTCGTCCCGCGCATCCCGACGATCCTCCTCGAACCGCCGCCGGATCGCCCGATCGATTTCATCGGCGGCGCCGCGACGGCCGCGCGCTCCGCGCTGGTCGCGGCGGGCGCTCGGACGGTGCGCGACGTGCCCGAGGCGCTACGCGCGGTGGCGGACGCGCTGGCGGCGAACGCGCCCCGGTCGACCGCCGGCCCCGCCGATCGGCAAGAACTCTAG